One part of the Solanum dulcamara chromosome 8, daSolDulc1.2, whole genome shotgun sequence genome encodes these proteins:
- the LOC129899947 gene encoding uncharacterized protein LOC129899947 — MSNKVLDSVDSLSIPSEPLHIGNWFSSYAYESPVLSGIDDFQDYDGSRNIDSGYGRKGAKDDSLHCGENVASQEDIELPIKVWRASDNVSFSSVLSEPLDTKDCFSSFVPETSLLDDSDDTRVPESIDIGFNEDTSSRGCKADSNNKEQDNSAENQTNGKSHSLSSGVDVASKDLVQCTNFVADNKWDVDSSDDISLASVPPDIRNWFSSYVYESPKEDTVQDFMLTDHEKELDDKVCTNWYSGNREPQNLRSSLGTPFIHDDKYEHQTGSKDQEADGTKNTRVSNEMSHERISQQTLYHKTTESSKCGSPRYIDMVFKESDGEHLETIFPQEANCKVSCTNDHSSCEGEKLYRHPIHRKDSAENSSKSEDSVEPADDVQSKNRMEMSVLRQKLSKRKAAEISDKENHINNFGENGFISTRKSRNSRVQNKSPLPTPAAVQSPLSGVTVASNCHEHGLTRKVLTETTNFHPSALETTGKWQCPQRTKPNLGPPLKQLRLERWVRRA, encoded by the exons ATGTCGAACAAG GTGTTGGATTCTGTAGACTCACTGTCGATTCCTTCTG AGCCTCTTCATATTGGAAATTGGTTCTCGAGCTATGCATATGAATCGCCTGTTTTGAGTGggattgatgattttcaagaTTATGATGGTTCCAGAAATATTGATTCTGGATATGGCAGAAAAGGAGCGAAAGATGATTCCTTGCATTGTGGTGAGAATGTTGCTTCACAAGAAGATATCGAACTTCCAATTAAG GTTTGGAGAGCTTCAGATAATGTCTCATTTTCTTCTG TGCTATCAGAGCCTTTAGATACCAAGGACTGTTTCTCAAGTTTTGTGCCTGAAACTTCCCTATTGGATGATAGTGATGATACTAGAGTCCCTGAATCAATTGACATTGGTTTCAATGAGGATACTAGCTCCAGAGGATGCAAAGCAGACAGCAACAACAAGGAGCAAGATAATTCTGCTGAAAATCAAACAAATGGGAAAAGCCACAGTTTGTCTTCTGGTGTTGATGTGGCTTCAAAGGACCTTGTGCAGTGTACAAATTTTGTTGCAGATAACAAATGG GATGTGGACTCTTCAGATGACATTTCACTTGCTTCAG TGCCTCCAGACATCCGGAACTGGTTCTCTAGCTATGTTTATGAATCTCCTAAAGAGGATACTGTTCAAGATTTCATGCTTACCGATCATGAGAAAGAATTAGATGACAAAGTGTGTACAAATTGGTATAGTGGCAATAGGGAACCTCAGAATTTGAGGAGTTCATTAGGAACTCCTTTTATTCATGATGACAAGTACGAGCATCAAACTGGCTCAAAG GATCAGGAGGCTGATGGGACAAAGAACACAAGAGTATCCAATGAAATGTCTCATGAAAGGATTTCACAACAGACTCTATATCACAAGACAACGGAGAGTAGCAAATGTGGTTCACCAAGATACATTGACATGGTCTTCAAAGAGAGTGATGGAGAACACTTGGAGACCATTTTTCCTCAAGAAGCTAACTGCAAAGTATCCTGTACCAACGATCATTCAAGCTGTGAAGGTGAAAAATTATATAGACATCCAATCCACAGGAAGGATTCTGCAGAGAACAGCTCGAAATCTGAAGATAGTGTTGAGCCTGCTGATGATGTGCAATCTAAAAATAGGATGGAGATGAGTGTGTTAAGGCAGAAGTTATCCAAACGGAAAGCTGCAGAAATCTCCGACAAAGAAAATCACATAAATAACTTTGGAGAGAATGGTTTTATATCAACCAGAAAGAGTAGGAATAGCCGGGTGCAGAACAAAAGTCCTTTGCCAACGCCAGCTGCAGTTCAGTCTCCTTTAAGTGGAGTCACTGTTGCATCAAATTGCCACGAGCATGGTTTGACTAGAAAGGTACTCACAGAAACAACCAACTTCCATCCTAGTGCTTTGGAAACAACAGGAAAATGGCAGTGCCCCCAGAGGACTAAGCCAAATCTTGGTCCGCCTTTAAAACAGCTTCGACTAGAGAGATGGGTTCGTCGTGCTTAA